The sequence below is a genomic window from Candidatus Thermokryptus mobilis.
GAAGCGGAATTTATATCTAAACTCTTTTCAACACTTACATACTTCTCCTTTGAAACATTTATAGTATAAGCTCCAAAAGGAAGCTCAATTTTAAGCTCATCCCCTTCCATCTTAAAAGCCTTTGAAGTTCCGTATTCCTTATCCTTTATCACAACATCAGCATCTGGAACACTTGATTTAATAAATACCGTAGCTAAAAGTTTCTCAAGATTAACACTTATCGTTGTATCAGAGTATACAAAAATTTTCCTCCTTAGTTCGCTATATCCTTGTTTCATAACAATTACATCATGTTCACCTTTACGAACTTTAAAATAAGATGGGGTTGTCCCTGCTTTAGTCCCATCAATATAAACATCAGCAAAACCAGGTTCGCTCTTTATGTAAATTGAAACCAAAGCAGGTTCAAGCCGATAGTGGAAAGAATTATCAAATGACTCACCGACTTCAAAAACATCTATAAATGTCTCATAATCTTGCTTTGATATCTCAATATTGTATCTCCCGGGTTCCAATCTCAAATTAAGAGGTGTTTTCCCATAGGCTTGTCCATTTATCTTAACATCTGCACCTGATGGTTCAGATTCAATTGAGACATCAAACATTTTAACAATCGCACCAACAGGTATGAAAACAAAATCACCCCCCATATCACCAGCAAGTATCCCATATTCAGGCGTTTGAGCCCTGTTTGATTCAGCTGTAACACGGGGAGCAACATATTCATTTAATTCACCGCTTGTTATCATGCCATCACGATTTAAATCAGCACTACCATTCTTCAGTCCATCAATAAGATAATATGTGAAAACACTATGACCACCAGGACCGGTATCAAAAACTGTTTGGTCTCTACCTCCAGCTGTGAGCGCCTTTCTTGCCCTCCTTGTTGATATAATCTCAAGATAATCAAGCGCAGTTGGTGAAATTGGCTGCGCACGCGCAAATATCAAACCACCATAACAAGCATCCATTATAAAAAGCAAATGCTTTGCCCTTATTAACTGGCTTATCTCATTTAACTGATCCGTTGAAATCGCACTCGTTATCAACTCATCTTGCGAACCATCAACAGGAAGGATATATCCCTTCTCCCTACCATCTGGAAGTGTGACAGTTATCCCATGACCAGCAAAAAATATCAAAACTCTGTCATCTTTATCCGC
It includes:
- a CDS encoding PEGA domain-containing protein, which codes for MRFLKIFSFVLVLFSFSFSQQRGIGLRESGRVELKSFYRESWAVLIGINNYIKAPKLRYAVRDVEEFMEVLVNYYGFKRENIIKLIDREATRENIMRAFERIRSVADKDDRVLIFFAGHGITVTLPDGREKGYILPVDGSQDELITSAISTDQLNEISQLIRAKHLLFIMDACYGGLIFARAQPISPTALDYLEIISTRRARKALTAGGRDQTVFDTGPGGHSVFTYYLIDGLKNGSADLNRDGMITSGELNEYVAPRVTAESNRAQTPEYGILAGDMGGDFVFIPVGAIVKMFDVSIESEPSGADVKINGQAYGKTPLNLRLEPGRYNIEISKQDYETFIDVFEVGESFDNSFHYRLEPALVSIYIKSEPGFADVYIDGTKAGTTPSYFKVRKGEHDVIVMKQGYSELRRKIFVYSDTTISVNLEKLLATVFIKSSVPDADVVIKDKEYGTSKAFKMEGDELKIELPFGAYTINVSKEKYVSVEKSLDINSAS